In one Pempheris klunzingeri isolate RE-2024b chromosome 8, fPemKlu1.hap1, whole genome shotgun sequence genomic region, the following are encoded:
- the nr4a3 gene encoding nuclear receptor subfamily 4 group A member 3 — MNKRAQLLEQLQFVQLKCTPRDMPCVQAQYGPAPPGSAYSGQSFSYQGDSYGSDLMTPDYTKLDLGGGEISAAAATTSLPSFNVFVEGSYEPKSSCLYQMPTHRPTIKKEEESYPTAPPLEAMSSSTMYFKQSPPSTPTTPSLPPQPGTSFLWEDHSLAPPSHPHSLGSSLDTGPLKSPRFPHFYQHSPPHSGGSVGGYESLGGGLVRTSSSSSSSSSSVSHPHGPPLEQPMYQLHRGAGGSSLAFRSLALGPCGPLLGDSLPSPPPRGPQGEGTCAVCGDNAACQHYGVRTCEGCKGFFKRTVQKNAKYVCLASKNCPVDKRRRNRCQYCRFQKCLSVGMVKEVVRTDSLKGRRGRLPSKPKSPLQTEASPPSPPLSLLSALLRAYSHCTPRDLDYSQFSAADPPSSSSDAEHIQLFYRLLTVSMETTRCWADRLPGFSELQRDDQNLLIDSAFLELFVLRLAHRSMLSEDKLVFCNGLVLHRFQCLRGFGEWLDSIRDFSNHLQSLNLDASAFACLAALVLLTEQVPGLKDSKRVEDLQNKVICCLRDHLGCGPSSSSSKAAPPLSRILGLKAELRSQRTQGLQRIFYLKLEDLVPPPPLIDRFLDTLPY; from the exons ACATGCCCTGTGTGCAGGCTCAGTACGGGCCCGCCCCTCCAGGCTCAGCCTACTCTGGCCAGTCCTTCAGTTACCAAGGCGACAGCTATGGCTCTGACCTCATGACCCCTGACTACACCAAGCTAGACCTGGGTGGTGGCGAGATCTCAGCCGCCGCTGCCACCACTTCCCTCCCCAGCTTCAACGTCTTTGTGGAGGGGAGCTACGAGCCCAAGTCCTCCTGCCTCTACCAGATGCCTACTCACAGGCCCACTAtcaaaaaggaggaggagagctacCCAACAGCTCCGCCACTGGAGGCCATGTCCTCCTCCACTATGTACTTTAAACAgtctcccccctccacccccaccacGCCGTCCCTGCCACCCCAGCCCGGCACTTCCTTCCTGTGGGAGGACCATTCCCTGGCCCCTCCATCGCACCCCCACTCTCTGGGCTCCAGCCTGGATACGGGGCCCCTCAAGTCACCCCGCTTTCCGCACTTCTACCAGCACTCGCCACCCCACAGTGGCGGCAGCGTGGGTGGTTATGAGAGTCTGGGTGGAGGACTGGTTCgtacctcttcctcctcctcctcctcttcatcctcggTCTCTCATCCTCACGGCCCCCCCCTGGAGCAGCCCATGTACCAGCTGCACCGTGGGGCCGGGGGCAGCAGCCTCGCCTTCCGCTCCCTAGCTCTTGGGCCCTGTGGCCCCCTACTAGGAGACAGCCTGCCCTCGCCTCCCCCACGTGGCCCCCAAGGAGAGGGCACCTGTGCAGTGTGTGGGGACAACGCGGCCTGCCAGCACTACGGCGTACGCACATGTGAGGGCTGCAAGGGCTTCTTCAAG CGCACCGTGCAGAAAAACGCCAAGTATGTGTGTCTGGCCAGTAAGAACTGTCCTGTGGACAAGAGGAGACGCAACCGCTGCCAGTACTGCCGCTTTCAGAAGTGTCTGAGCGTCGGCATGGTGAAGGAAG TGGTACGCACTGATAGCTTGAAGGGGCGTCGAGGCCGTCTGCCTTCCAAACCAAAGAGCCCCCTGCAGACAGAAGcgtctcctccttctcctcccctcagcCTGCTTTCCGCTCTGCTCAGGGCTTATTCCCACTGCACGCCCCGTGACCTTGACTACAGCCAG TTCAGCGCTGCAGACCCTCCTTCTTCCTCATCAGACGCCGAGCACATCCAGCTCTTCTACAGGCTGCTCACCGTCTCGATGGAGACCACACGATGCTGGGCTGACCGGCTTCCTGGGTTCTCCGAGCTTCAGCGTGACGACCAGAATCTTCTCATAGACTCTGCCTTTCTGGAGCTGTTTGTCCTGCGACTGGCTCACAG GTCGATGCTGTCAGAGGATAAACTAGTGTTCTGTAACGGCTTGGTGCTGCACAGGTTCCAGTGCCTTCGTGGGTTTGGAGAATGGCTAGACTCCATCCGGGACTTCTCAAACCACCTCCAGAGCCTAAACCTGGACGCCTCTGCCTTCGCCTGCCTGGCCGCCCTCGTACTGCTCacag AGCAAGTCCCAGGTCTGAAGGACTCAAAGCGGGTTGAGGATCTGCAGAATAAAGTGATTTGCTGTCTCAGAGACCACCTGGGTTGcggcccctcctcctcctcgtctaaGGCAGCGCCTCCGCTGAGTCGCATTCTGGGTTTAAAGGCAGAGCTTCGTTCCCAGAGGACCCAGGGCCTTCAACGAATCTTCTACCTGAAGCTGGAGGACCTGGTACCACCCCCTCCATTGATTGACAGGTTCCTGGACACCCTGCCCTACTAA